TCGCCGGTCTGTACGTTGAACGCGAGGGCGAGAGCCGGCAGCGCCGGAGAGAGCACGCTCAGATCGAGCGCGCCCGCAAATACGCCCAAGCCGAGCGTCAACAGCAGCGGTAGGGCGGACCGATCGAGATCGTGTCCGGCGATGCTGCGCTTCACGAGATGATGCGGTCGATGACCATGACCACGCACATCAGTGCGAGATAGACGAGTGAGAAACGAAAGAGCCGGCGCGCATAATCTTTATCCCCGCGTCCTCGCCACGTCTTGAATGCATCCATCAGGAAAATGCCGCCCAGCACCGCTGCCGCGCCGAAGTACAACGCGCCCATGATGTGCAGCGGATAGAGTGCGAGCGACGCCAGCACCAGGACGATCGAGTAGTACACGATCTCCCGCTTCGTGCGCTCTTCACCGCTGACGTTGGGAAGCATCGGAATGTTCGCGGCATCGTAATCGAGTTCGGTCATGAGTGCGAGCGACCAAAAATGCGGCGGCGTCCATAGAAAGATCAGCGCGAATAAGCCCAGAGCGGGGCCGCCGATCGTATGGGTGACGGCCGCCCAGCCGACCAACGGCGGCACCGATCCGGCGGCCCCGCCGATGACGATGTTGAGCGGCGTCGTGCGCTTGAGCCACATCGTGTAGATGACGACGTAATAGACGTTTCCGGCGAGCGAGAGCCACGCGGCCAACGGATTGACGAGCAGATACATGATCGCGAACGACGCGATTCCTAAGGCGATCGCAAAGATCGTCGCGTTTCGAATCGAGATGCGGCCGGTTGGAAGCGGACGATTTTGCGTGCGTTTCATCAACGCATCGATATCTACGTCGTAAATGCAGTTGAAGGTACCGGCCGAGGCGGCCGCAAGCGCGCCGCCGAGCAGCGTCCATAGCGTCACCGCCAGAGGCGGTATGCCGCGCGCGGCCATCACCATCGCGGCGATGGTCGTGATCAGCAGCAGGTACATGATTCGCGGCTTGGTTAGTTCGTAGTAGTCGCCGATTTTGCCGGCCAGTCCGCTATGAGCATGCGAAGGCGCGCCGTCGACGCGAGCGAGCGTGGAACTCACCGGGATGCGACCGTACGCTCTGGCCCGAACGCGCGCGCGTCTAACGCTGCCAGCAGCGCCGCTACGACAAAGCTGAGAAAGACGAGCGCCGCGTTGAGCGCGTGCGCTTCGCGAAGATCCATCGGCAACCGTAATGCGACGTTCAACAATCCGAGTAATACCTGTACGAAAACCAGCGCAACGCCGACGCTCACGAGCGCGCGGACGCGCGTCGAGACCGGCCGAGCCCACGCGATTGCGAGCGACCCGGCCGCGCAGATGAGAACGCCGCCTGCGAGCAAGCGGTGGAGCATCTGCACGTACTGGCCTTGCGTATATACGACCACATTGCCCGCACATCCCGGGATCGAGAGGCAAGCAAGGCCGTCGCCGCTGGAGCTGACGTACGCCCCGATGCACATGGTAACGAACGTCACCAGCGCCGTTCCGACCAACATGCCGACCATCAAGAGCGATGCCGAGCGGTCGGCCGAACGCTCGCTCGGCGGTTCGAGGCTAGCGTGAGCGAAAATCGCCATGGCGCACAGGCACGCGATAAAGGCCATCGCGGTCGCCCAATGGAGCACGACCGAGAGGGGGCTATTGCCGAGCTTCACCGTTGCGGCCCCGAGCCCGACTTGGACCAAGAACAGGATGCCGATCGCCGCCAGGGTCGGAAAAATAAACGAGGAGCGCTCCCGCACGCGCCACGCCGCAATCATCACGGCGGCGACCAAAGGAGCGACGATAAAGGCGAACAGCCGGTGAGTCCATTCCCAAATCGTGCCGTCCGACATCGAGGGGATGAGCTTACCGTGGCAGAGAGGCCAATCGGGGCACGTCATTCCGGCCCCGTTGATGCGCGTCCAGCTGCCCAGGATGACCGTTCCAAGGGCGACCACGACGGCCGCGAGCGCGAGGCTTCGCAGAGTCTTCATTCGATGTTCAAGGGTACCCCAGGGGTAGCCCATAGGCAACGACAGTCGTCGCTTAACTTGCGATGGCCGTTAACGGCGTTCCGGCCTCGATCCCGTAACGGGTGATCGAGGTTATTACTGTCGGATCGACTGTATCGCCCTCGGCGCGGGCC
This Candidatus Dormiibacterota bacterium DNA region includes the following protein-coding sequences:
- a CDS encoding heme o synthase, coding for MSSTLARVDGAPSHAHSGLAGKIGDYYELTKPRIMYLLLITTIAAMVMAARGIPPLAVTLWTLLGGALAAASAGTFNCIYDVDIDALMKRTQNRPLPTGRISIRNATIFAIALGIASFAIMYLLVNPLAAWLSLAGNVYYVVIYTMWLKRTTPLNIVIGGAAGSVPPLVGWAAVTHTIGGPALGLFALIFLWTPPHFWSLALMTELDYDAANIPMLPNVSGEERTKREIVYYSIVLVLASLALYPLHIMGALYFGAAAVLGGIFLMDAFKTWRGRGDKDYARRLFRFSLVYLALMCVVMVIDRIIS
- a CDS encoding COX15/CtaA family protein, whose amino-acid sequence is MKTLRSLALAAVVVALGTVILGSWTRINGAGMTCPDWPLCHGKLIPSMSDGTIWEWTHRLFAFIVAPLVAAVMIAAWRVRERSSFIFPTLAAIGILFLVQVGLGAATVKLGNSPLSVVLHWATAMAFIACLCAMAIFAHASLEPPSERSADRSASLLMVGMLVGTALVTFVTMCIGAYVSSSGDGLACLSIPGCAGNVVVYTQGQYVQMLHRLLAGGVLICAAGSLAIAWARPVSTRVRALVSVGVALVFVQVLLGLLNVALRLPMDLREAHALNAALVFLSFVVAALLAALDARAFGPERTVASR